A genomic stretch from Candidatus Palauibacter australiensis includes:
- a CDS encoding anhydro-N-acetylmuramic acid kinase, whose protein sequence is MTLWIGVMSGTSLDGIDVAVVETAGDGERPADWRVVAFETESYDRAARGRIARAITSGSAAAICALDFELGERIGAAVNRTLASASVGPADVEAIGSHGQTVWHEPPEGARGGSTLQLGQAAVIAERTSCSVVSDFRVRDVAAGGEGAPLTAYTDWLLFRAPESRAIQNIGGIGNVTALPAESSGATPQAYDTGPGVVLIDGAVELLTEGRSRFDLDGEMARRGVASEAALSDWLSDPFFSRPPPRSTGRERFSRDRLLEWLRRHAALSPEDTIATLTELTARTIADAYRWIEEPPAACYLGGGGARNPVLASRLDQLLDPVPVRDLSALGLDADAREAVAFALLARQHVLGYPANAPWATGARGPRLLGVRTAA, encoded by the coding sequence GTGACGCTCTGGATCGGTGTGATGTCGGGCACTTCGCTGGATGGCATCGACGTCGCCGTCGTCGAGACGGCGGGTGACGGCGAGCGGCCGGCGGACTGGCGCGTCGTCGCCTTCGAGACGGAGAGCTACGACCGCGCCGCGCGCGGACGGATCGCCAGGGCCATCACATCGGGGAGCGCTGCGGCGATCTGCGCGCTCGACTTCGAGCTGGGCGAGCGAATCGGCGCGGCCGTGAACCGAACGTTGGCTTCCGCCTCGGTCGGGCCGGCCGATGTCGAAGCCATCGGCAGCCACGGCCAGACCGTGTGGCACGAGCCTCCCGAGGGCGCCCGGGGAGGGTCGACGCTGCAACTCGGCCAGGCTGCGGTCATCGCCGAGCGCACCTCGTGTTCGGTAGTGTCGGACTTCCGCGTGCGGGACGTGGCGGCGGGCGGGGAAGGCGCGCCGCTCACGGCCTACACCGACTGGCTCCTCTTCCGCGCACCGGAATCGCGCGCGATTCAGAACATCGGCGGAATTGGCAACGTGACGGCGCTCCCGGCCGAATCCAGCGGGGCGACGCCGCAGGCCTACGACACCGGCCCAGGGGTCGTGCTCATCGACGGGGCGGTCGAGCTCCTTACGGAAGGGCGATCCCGCTTCGATCTCGACGGAGAGATGGCGCGGCGCGGCGTCGCGAGCGAAGCCGCGCTCTCCGATTGGCTGAGCGACCCCTTCTTCAGCCGGCCTCCGCCCCGGTCGACGGGGCGCGAGCGCTTCTCGCGTGACCGGCTGCTGGAATGGCTGCGGAGACACGCCGCGCTTTCGCCCGAAGACACGATCGCCACCCTGACGGAGCTCACCGCGCGCACGATCGCGGACGCCTACCGATGGATCGAGGAGCCGCCCGCGGCGTGCTATCTCGGCGGCGGCGGAGCCCGGAACCCGGTCCTCGCATCGCGACTGGACCAACTGCTGGATCCGGTGCCCGTCCGGGATCTCTCCGCCCTCGGCCTCGACGCGGACGCCCGCGAGGCCGTGGCCTTCGCGCTCCTGGCGAGACAGCATGTGCTCGGGTATCCCGCCAACGCGCCGTGGGCCACGGGTGCGCGCGGTCCCCGCCTCCTCGGAGTACGTACCGCCGCGTGA
- the murQ gene encoding N-acetylmuramic acid 6-phosphate etherase — protein MDPRLTEGRNPRTRAIDRADSATIVRTIQAEDRAVPEAVASQANALARVIDEVVERFRRGGRLVYVGAGTSGRLGVLDAAECPPTFGVDPGLVQAIIAGGSSALVRSAEGAEDSRSGGAEAVRAFGVLPADLVLGIATSGTTPYVLGALAEAASRGAGTAFLGCTAPPAEIAELADHLILPLVGPEVIAGSTRMKAGTATKLVLNTITTGAMIRSGRVFENLMVDLRARSAKLVDRGLRIFVTLTGASRGEARRALIRTDGSVKTALAMHALGVDRALAERYLDCADGFLGVAVERFGGPERPCYGGYPAAPGRPDGAALLARLSAAPARLAAARAAGVAAEAKGQRIAARRTAWTPGQHAAHLAEFERSAVRPRVERWLAGDPGGTLPVFGDWTAGAHPREHGFETGIAGFLAERAVTVAAVADGPEPLAAALARRARVGPETLTLYQFLRGVSQHDAAHETRLRERVHPALLAEADA, from the coding sequence TTGGATCCCCGCCTGACCGAAGGCCGCAACCCGCGTACCCGCGCCATCGATCGTGCGGACAGCGCGACGATCGTCCGTACGATACAGGCGGAGGATCGCGCGGTGCCGGAGGCCGTCGCCTCGCAGGCGAATGCGCTCGCACGCGTCATCGATGAGGTGGTGGAACGCTTCCGTCGCGGCGGGCGTCTCGTTTACGTCGGGGCCGGGACGAGTGGCCGACTCGGCGTGCTCGATGCGGCGGAGTGTCCGCCTACGTTCGGCGTGGACCCGGGCCTCGTGCAGGCGATCATTGCGGGGGGCTCCAGCGCGCTCGTGCGGAGCGCCGAGGGGGCGGAGGATTCCCGGAGCGGAGGGGCCGAGGCGGTCCGGGCGTTCGGCGTCTTGCCCGCGGATCTCGTGCTCGGGATCGCGACATCGGGGACCACGCCGTACGTCCTTGGGGCGCTGGCGGAGGCCGCGTCGCGTGGAGCGGGGACCGCGTTTCTCGGCTGCACCGCGCCGCCGGCGGAGATCGCGGAACTCGCGGACCACCTCATTCTGCCGCTCGTCGGGCCCGAAGTCATCGCCGGCTCGACCCGCATGAAGGCGGGAACGGCGACGAAGCTGGTGCTCAACACGATCACCACCGGGGCGATGATCCGGAGCGGCCGCGTGTTCGAGAATCTCATGGTCGACCTGCGCGCGCGATCCGCGAAACTCGTCGACCGCGGGCTCCGCATTTTCGTTACGCTCACGGGGGCGTCGCGCGGCGAAGCGCGCCGCGCGCTGATCCGTACGGACGGCTCGGTGAAGACGGCGCTTGCGATGCATGCGCTGGGCGTCGACCGCGCGCTGGCCGAGCGATACCTCGACTGCGCGGACGGCTTCCTGGGTGTCGCGGTCGAGCGCTTCGGCGGCCCGGAGCGTCCCTGCTACGGCGGCTACCCGGCGGCGCCGGGCCGACCCGACGGCGCGGCGCTGCTCGCGCGGCTGAGCGCCGCGCCGGCTCGTCTCGCCGCCGCGCGCGCCGCGGGAGTGGCGGCCGAAGCGAAGGGGCAGCGCATCGCCGCGCGTCGAACCGCGTGGACGCCGGGACAGCACGCCGCGCACCTGGCGGAGTTCGAGCGGAGCGCCGTGCGCCCGCGAGTCGAGCGGTGGCTCGCCGGCGATCCGGGAGGGACCCTCCCGGTATTCGGGGACTGGACGGCGGGCGCCCACCCGCGCGAACACGGCTTCGAGACCGGGATCGCCGGTTTCTTGGCGGAAAGGGCCGTCACGGTGGCCGCGGTGGCCGATGGTCCGGAGCCGCTCGCGGCGGCCCTCGCTCGTCGCGCCCGCGTCGGCCCCGAGACATTGACGCTGTATCAGTTTCTGCGGGGCGTCTCGCAACACGACGCCGCGCACGAAACGAGGCTGCGCGAGCGCGTGCACCCGGCGCTGCTGGCCGAGGCGGACGCGTGA